Within Bradymonas sediminis, the genomic segment GGAGGGTCGCGCAAAATCGCCAAAATCGCACGACGTTCGTCGTGGTAGGCGCATTCGAAGACCGATTTTATTAGATTATAATGATCGTCGACGCGCTCGCGAATCAGCCAGCGCGAGCAGGCCATCATGGCGTCGACCTCTGCGTTCTTTCCCCAGAGGGCGCCGCGCATGAGCTGGTCGATCCACCAGGCGACCTCGCGGGGCGGCCGGGCCTCGAGCGTTGCGCCCAGCGCGGCCACGCGCATATCGAGCTCCGGCAGGTTGCTGATGGTGCGCAGGCTCGCCTGAAAGGCTTGCTGGAGCGCGTCGACGTCGGCGTTGCTCGCGTCATGCCCCGGCGTGGCGCCGGGGCGGTCGGTGGGTTGATCGGTCATGGTGTCGCAATCGGGGCTCGATACCGGTGAGTACGGCTAAACCTGCGATCAGGGCGTCTTTGAGGCAACTTCAACGCGGTAGGAAACATCGGCGCGCTCCAGCACCTCGGGGGCGAGTTCGTCGAAGACCAGGCTGAAGGGCTGACTCGAATGGCCGGGTAATTGCGCCGACTCGCTCGGCAGGAGCGCCGACGGCGATTCGGCTTCGGCCAGGGCCGACTGCTGGACCCTCGCGCCCAAGAGAGCCGTGGTCTGGGCGATGATCCGCTCCTGATTGTCGTAGAGAATCGCGCGCAGCTCAACCTTCGCGAAATTGTCACCGGTGGTGTTTTTAGCGGTGCCTCGAACCAGGACAACGGTATTCTTCTTTGCGCGCTCAACTGGTTGGGCGAAGACGCCCTCGACGCGAATCGGGTTCTCCGGCGCGGCGACCACCTGCGGCGCGACGCTGGGTTTCCATTCCGTGCGCGGCGTAAACTCGGCGCCCTGGAACGCGACCTCGAGCATATGCGGGAAGCGCTTGAAGTCTAAGAACCCGCCGCTAAGAGCGGCGACCACGCCGAAAAATCCGATCATGACCACCAGTAGGATGAGCACGAAGTTCGCGGCCTTCTGCGGGCCGCCGCCGCCGATGGTATGCGGGGCAATCGGCTCATCAAAATCCTCGGGCTCCCAGGCCGGCGCCGGACGTGCTTTCTTGGTCGCGGCCGCTGGTTTGGGCGCCTCTGCCTGTGGGGTGGAGGCAGCGGCCGGCGCTGGCGCGCGCGCGGGCGCCGCCGCAGGGCGGGGGGCTTCGGCGGCAGGCGCGGTCACGATGCCGCGCTCCGGGTCGAAGGTCGGCCCACCCTGGCCGAAGCTCGGGTCGACCATATCCTCGGGGCGGTAGGTCTGGCTGCCTGCGTGAAACGGCGAGGCGCCTGCTTCTGCGCCGAGCACGGCGGCTTGGGCGGCGGCCGATGCTGCGCCGTCGGGTTCGGTCTGCACCTGCGGTCCAGCGCTGGCCTGCGGCGGGGCAAACGCGATCTTCTGGTCGAGCACGGTGTCTTCGGCCTGCTCTTCGCTTGAGGCCTCCGCCGCAGCCGGCGCGTCGGCCTCCGCGGCGCCATCGTCAGCGAATGCGCCGGCGAAGGGGTCCTCTTCGGGGATCAGCGCCTCTTGCTGGGCGCTTTCGCCCTCGCCCTCGAAGGCGCCCGCGAAGGGGTCTTCGTCTTCGGCGTCGACGTCCATCACGCGCGTGGCCTCTTCGGCCCAGCCGAGGTCTTCGTCTTCGGCGGGGGTGTCGGGGGCGACCCGGATCCCCAGGGAGGTTGCGTCATTCGGCTTCAGGTCGAGGTTGGCGTGCGGAAATGGGTTATAATCCGACGACGCGCTCTTGGAGAGCTTCTGGGACAATTTCGACGCGAGGCTGGAGCCCCCGGGCTTGGGCAGGGCGGCGGCGGGCATGCCAAATTGCGTCTTATTTGGGCTGGCTTCACCGTCATCGTCACCGTCGGCGTCCGACACTCCGGATGCCTCGGTGAATCCGGGCACCGCCGGCTCGGGGCTGTCGGCGTCCGCCGCGTCCGCCGACGCCGCGGCCTTCGTCTCGAGATTCTGCTCCCGGTCGGAGTCGGTAAGGAAGATATCAGCTTCCCCGGACTCACCGAGGCGGAAGTGAAAGACGTGGCTGCATTTCGAGCAGCGCAGCTTCACCGGTTTCTCAGTGACT encodes:
- a CDS encoding zinc-ribbon domain-containing protein, producing the protein MIVRCPECSTGFNLPDNKVTEKPVKLRCSKCSHVFHFRLGESGEADIFLTDSDREQNLETKAAASADAADADSPEPAVPGFTEASGVSDADGDDDGEASPNKTQFGMPAAALPKPGGSSLASKLSQKLSKSASSDYNPFPHANLDLKPNDATSLGIRVAPDTPAEDEDLGWAEEATRVMDVDAEDEDPFAGAFEGEGESAQQEALIPEEDPFAGAFADDGAAEADAPAAAEASSEEQAEDTVLDQKIAFAPPQASAGPQVQTEPDGAASAAAQAAVLGAEAGASPFHAGSQTYRPEDMVDPSFGQGGPTFDPERGIVTAPAAEAPRPAAAPARAPAPAAASTPQAEAPKPAAATKKARPAPAWEPEDFDEPIAPHTIGGGGPQKAANFVLILLVVMIGFFGVVAALSGGFLDFKRFPHMLEVAFQGAEFTPRTEWKPSVAPQVVAAPENPIRVEGVFAQPVERAKKNTVVLVRGTAKNTTGDNFAKVELRAILYDNQERIIAQTTALLGARVQQSALAEAESPSALLPSESAQLPGHSSQPFSLVFDELAPEVLERADVSYRVEVASKTP